The following DNA comes from Bacteroidota bacterium.
CTACCCGCTTTATAAGCGATAGTTTGGTATGGAGAGACAGAACGGTATTTAACTATACACCTGAGCAAATAAAAAAAATAGAAATAAACTATGGCAACGGCAATGGTTTTATTATTGACAATACACAAAGCAATGCGCCACAGGTTTTGAACTTAAACAATACACTAAAAGCCATTACCGATATACAATTTGTAAAGTATTACGTAGGCTCGTTTAAGCAACTTAATTTTGATGGTTATGATGAGAACCAAAATGCACATGTAATGGATAGCTTGCATAACGCACAAGCATTTTGCACTATAAAGGTAACGGATAACAACAATCAGCTTAACAGCTTAACACTATACGCCAAACCCATTGACAAGCATACCAAACAGTTATACGATACCGTAACCAATAAAGCTTTTACAAGCGATCAGGAACGTTATTGGGCATTTATGAATAGCGATAAAAGCTTAATGCTGGTGCAACAGTTTAACTTTGGACGTGTGTTAAAACAGCTAAACGATTTTAAATAATTAGCTATAAATTTTTGAGCTTATTTAGATTAAAAAAGAGGCTTAAAGCAAAGGTGTTGTTAATGCCACCATTGTTTTGTGATACGTTTAATAACCCTTGCTCATAACGAATTTGCACTCCTATTTCATTTTTGTAAACAACACCAAAACTTCCCGTTAAACCAAAATCGTAGGTATTATAGTTTTTGGCCTGCTCATGATTTAAATAGCTATGTTGTGGATTTACCCATGCTGAAAACAGCAACGCATTATACACGCCAATACCTAAAGCCATGTTTACATTTTTATGAACAGGTATGTACTTTTTAATTACAATGGGTAATTGAATATAATGTAAATATATATTTTCAGTATAGGAGCCTACTTTATCGTTTACACTATTGGTATAAATAACTTCTCTTGCAGAGCCTTTTCTAATATACTGTAAACCAATGTCCGTATGCCAGCCTTTTTGCCAATGGGTTAATACATTTGCTCCTACTTCCATACCCACAATTGGCTGAGTAAACAAACTATTATTAAGTAGCGTATTCTGATTAATGCCAACCGTAACAAACAGTTTAGAATTGTTTGTTAAGCTATCCATTTTAGCCGCCTTGGCTTCTATGATTAACAAAGTAAAAAGGACTATATATAAAACTCTTTTCATCATTATTTTATTTAGCTATAATAAATTTCTTGGTCATTTTCATTCCGGCATTGTTTACCAATGAACAGAAATAAATACCACTTGACAGTTCTGTTAAATCAACATTGATAACAGAGCCATTCAATACATTTTCTACATACAAGTTATTAGATACTTCTTTCCCTGTAATATCAACTACTGATAGCTTGATACGTTCTTCACTGCTGCAAGCCACAGTAATACTGATATTATTTTGAGCAGGATTAGGAAACAGGGTAAAGCCAAAGTTAGCAGTACTATCCAACTTGTTTTCTATCAAATCATCGCCTTTATGAAACGATTGCGCTTTTGCTTTATATGCACTATTGTCACACAAAGCCTTAATTTCATCATCGGTAGCATGTAAAGTAGCAATATTAACATCTGGGCAATTCCATAAATTTAAATTGGAGAAAAATTCATTTCTAATTACGGAATTAGGATACATGGTACTTTCCTCCGATAATTCTATTGGTTCTTCAGCTACTAACTCTACATTATCATTAATAGTAATATTATTACCTAACACTATTTTACGAGCCTTTAACCAGGTATTGGAAGGAATTGATGTATTACTTGGAATTATAATATTTCCCGGAACCATCATGCTGCTAATTCCCGGCACGTAATTAACATCATTACTATTAGGGTATGAATAAGGAAAGCAAGATATACTTAAAAGTTCCTGGTATTTAAAACCCAGATGTGTAACTAAAGGTGTAGGAAAAGTAGCTTGTTCCAGTCTTACCAATTGATATGTTTTAAAGTTAGCACGACAGTCAGCATTTGGTGGCTCAGGATCTAAAACCGGGTTAGTAAAAGAACTGGTAATATCATAAGTCACCACATTGGTTATTGGTTCTGCCTGAGCATTGTCTTTTCTTTTATACCTAACTAACATTTTTACATATACCTTTGGCATAACACCATTAAACAAAGTAAATGTTACATTTTTTAAACACGTTAATGGCACGTACTTGGTTCTAAGTCTAACAACAGAATTGTCATGACTAATATATTCTAAATCATAATATGCTTTTTCAAGGCTTTTTATTTTATCAGTTACACTTAAAGAACCATTAAACAAGTCGGGATAGTAAGGTAATGCAGGTTGGTTGAAGAAATTAGGAAATATATCATAATTGAGTGTCAAATTAGGGGTATTATTATATTCCAAAACAAAACAGGCATCTATCAGTTCTACTTCTAAATCTGCGGCCGGGTTTACAATGTATTTAATATCTTCATTCAGTTTATATTGTTTAAAAACCGGAGTAGCATTAAAGGCTGCATTTTGAGATAATACCACATCGAAATTGGTGAATTTGGGAAACATCTGTTGATTTATTTCTTCACCTAAATCAAAATCATAGAATTTAAATACTTCATCTCTCCGTGCAATTGGAGCAAATTTAAATTGAGGAGCTTTCAAAATATTAAAAACGCCCAGTATATTATTATATATTGGTGTTAAATTAGATGATACCGTTTTTGAGCCCGGCACCAAAAAATGTACTGGTTTCAAAGGACTGGGAGAACTAATCGTACCATTCAACTTTAAGCTCACATTAAATACCATAGGTGGAGATGGTTTTGTTGTTTCTTTTTTACCGCCATTTATAAAAAAATCTATCAAACCAATGGCCGAGCCTACATAAGGAACAAATGAGGCTATGGTCTTCAAATCCTGATATTCAGTGCTCCCCTGGTAATCGCCAATTTTGTCAATCCCTATGCCTCGTTTAAAGGCATCATCAGTTCTACCTAAGGCATCCCATAAAGCATATTTGGCAGGCAAATTATTAACCCCCTGGTATTGCGGATTTTTCTTTACATAATCATCAAACCAATCACTGACCAATTTATTTTTATACTCCTGGTTACTTTTATTAAGCATATCATCAATTTGCTTTTTATAGCTGCCAAAATCGTTATATCCTTTAATTGCAGCATTACCAGCCCCAGTAACCAAATCTTTGAACGATGTTTTACCATCAGCTTCCGCTTTAATGCCGCTACTATTCATCAAGTCCTGAACAGCCGTCCCTTCAATGTTTGCCGTTATAGTTGAGTTAGTTACCAATACAGGTAAAATTTCTATAGTATTAACTTGGATATTATTAATTGTAGTACAAACACATGGGTCGTAAGCTGTTTGTATTTCGCTTACGAGCCACTGGTAATCATCTTCGTTATTTTGAAGGGCATAATTATTTAATGATTTAAACTTAGCTTTTGTATCAAATTCCAATAAAGTTTTACTTACTTCATTGGCATGGGTATATATTCCGTTTTTTAAACTTGTCACTTCAAAATATATCTGTATGTAAGCACTATTAGCCGTTTTATTCCCTATAACTGCTAAATATACTTTCATTTTACCGGTATATCTATTGTATAAAATAAAGATTGGATTGGCAGTTTTCCTTCCAATGGTACTGCCAATTGTAGGTGTACCAAAATCTTTTAATAACAATTCCCAACCGTCTTCCGGATATATATCTTGTTTACCATTTATTAATTGCGTTACCTCATAACAGTAAGTATTATCGTTATTGCAGCTGCCGGAACCATCCGGTTTGGTACAGAAATATGGCAACTCCACCAAAATGGATGGTGTAGTCAGATTATCTCGCAAATAAACAGGGTGTACCAGATCGGATTTAGTCCAATCCCAATTTTCTGTATTGTCAGTATTAGGCTCATCCCATTTGGTGGTAATAGTATTTATGTTATTCCAACATCCATTCTGTTGTGTTTTGCCTGTTAATGCAATCAGACAAATAAATACCGATATAAAATATATTTTTTTCATGTTATTGAACTACTTATATTATTATTAATTAATTTTTGTACCAATAAATACTTCTCTATTTTTAAAATCCCTGTTTCCCACAGGCATAGTATCTGCGTAACTGTATTCAATAGTAATTTGTTTATTATTCTTTCTATCTAACCAAGCATAACCTTTTAATGGAGGAATGGTATATATTCCTTTTCCCTTGCCATTTCCATCTGCCAAACTAATACTTAAGGCCTTAGGAGATATTCCATTACAATACCACCCTATATTTGCATTATTATTATTATTTACATTTAGAACTGCCTTATCATAAGGAATACCTGAGAATAAACCTACATAAGCGGGGTCACCAACGCCATCTTTCCAAAAGGTATCAAAAAGGGTTACGTTAAAATCAAAGTCGGGTTTTGATAATGTATGCCCTCGGTAGGTTCCATAAATAGGATAATAAGGATAAATGGGTGGTTCAGGTGGTGAGGTAAATTTAACCGGCCACACATAAAAAGAGCGACTTGCCGAATCAATGCCATCATCATTAGGAAAGCATAGCTTATTGGGTTTGCGTTTTATGACCAACTTTACATCAAGCCAGCCTATTGGAAAATTGGTACGTATAAATGATTGGGTATGTAAGGTTTCGGCACCTAATATCCATGTATATTCATCGGCTGCTTGCAATGCCCTGAAACGCACTTTATTGTAATTGGCTATGGTATCTCCCTCAAAATACCTGTCGCCTACCAGCTCTTCTATTACAAAATCGGCTTTTACCTCCTGCGCATTAGTGCAAGGATTTTCCGGTGCTATTTCCTTATCCGGATTACATTGGGCAAATAATAATACCGATGTAATTATTATTAAATATCTTTTTTTCAAATGCAACATTATTTTATTTTTTCACCAATAAATGTTTCTTTATTATTCAAATCAATACTACCCGCTGGAATGCTATCTGCATAACTATATTCTATGGTTATTTTTTTTGTATTAACCCTATCAAGCCAAGCATATGCTTTTATACGAGGAGCATAAGGTGCGGGCACTCCTGGAAATTTTCCATAACCTTTATTATCCATCACAAATGCTTTAGGAGAAAAGCCTCCTTTGTCATCACATAAATCCGCAAAACTTGCATTATTACCTGTGTTTTTATTCCACTCTGATGTAATATAAGGCATACCTGTAATAATACCTACATAGGCAGGGTTGTCATTTCCGTTTTTCCAAAAGGAATCACCTAAAATTATATTAAAATCAAATTCGGGCCTTGATAAGGTATGCCCACGGTAAGTACCAAAAATTGGGTAATTAGGGTATACAGGTGGATTGACTGGCCATCTATTATCTATAGGCCACACATAAAAAGGCCGACTTGCTGAATCTATGCCATCATCATTAGGAAAACACTGCTTGTTAGGTTTACGTTTTATGACCAGTTTTACATCCAACCAGCCGAATGGAAAGTTGGTACGTATAAACGATTGGGTATGCAAGGTTTCTGCACCCAATATCCATGTGTATTCTTCAGCCGATTGCAATGCCCTAAATCTAACCTTAGTGCCATAATCTGCTATGGTATCACCTTCAAAATACCTGTCACCTACCAACTCTTCTATTACAAAATCGGCTTTTACTTCCTGCGCATTGGCACATGGGTTTTCCGGTGCTATTTCCTTATCAGGATTACAAGACCATGTACTTACTACCATTGATGCACTCATTAAAAATAGATGTATAAATTGAAAACGCACGTTAAAACTATTCTGCTAATTTAGCTTTTAAGGTTTCAATTTCTTTTTGCTGTTTTTCAATTTCCTTTTGTTGTTGTAAAACATACAAATGTAACTCTTCTACTTTCTCCAATAATTTTACCTGCATTTCGCCTACATCTATCTGGTTTTTATTGGCAGCTATTTCTTCGGCACTAGGTATATTGGGTAGGTGTTTATATTTACTTATATAAGCGCCCAATTCACTCAATGGCTTTAGTTTGTAATTGTTTTCAAATACATAATCGGGGAACGGGTTAGCCAGGGTAACAATAGATTTACGGGCATATACATAACCATTATCGTCCACCTTAAATAAATCCTGTGTTGCATTTTTATATAAAATTTGTTGCTCGGTAACAGTGAAAAAATTACGGTTATTGCTGTTAATAAAGAAGCCGATAATCGGGCTGCTTACACCATTGGTATTTAAAGTAAGTACACCGGCACTTGATGCAAAAAGGGCAGTGCCGGGAACAGAACCTCCCCTCGTAATAGATAAAGAACTACTATTAATAAGCAAATTGGCATTGACATCAATCCTATTATGGTCTACTTTAAAAACGGATGTAGTGGTGGTTCCATTGTTTGAATTGACTTCGAAAAGGGGAGGAAAAACGGTACCAGGTAATCCCACTACTAATGATTTTGTTATACTTACTGTACTGCCTGTACTTAATATACCACCTGTTGGGCCTGCCCACTGAACGGGGCCTGTATTGTTAATTAACGATTTCCATTGCCCGCCAACATAGCCTTCAAAATCGGTTCCAGTATATCTTATTGTTCCGGGATTATTTAACGTAGTATTACCAAAACGTATTCCACCCATAATATCTAATTTTTCTATAGGGCTGCTTGTTCCAATACCAATATTCCCGCCACTGCTAACAGTTAGTCTGTTGGCTGCATTGGTAATAATTGAAAAAGCATGGTCGCTTCTTGTACCTGTTATACCACCGGTAGGGGAACCATAAAAACCGTAAGCATGTGCCCACAAACCCGCATAAACATTTGCATTATTGGTTGTAGCAATAATTTTTGAGTGTTCTTCTCCGTTAACATTTAACACGGTATTCCAACCCTCCACGTTTTCAGGGGTAGGCGTACCAATACCTACATTGCCGTTGTTTAATATCTCATCACTTCCATTTGTTACCCATTGCGCATTTACTGTTAAGGTTACAGTCAATAGTAAAGCAAATAATAAATTAATTTTTTTCATTTCTTCTTTATTTTATATTGGCAAGATAGCTTTGCCATTATTAAGAAGTCAATAGGGGAAATACTCTTTTTTCGTAGTATAAATACTCTTTTTTTAAAATCTATAAGCAATTGTTTTTGTATCCATACCCATCTAAACATTGCATCTTTCTTTTTTTTATTAAATTCAGCCGTTTTTCATTTACCCCATGTTTAAAAACACTACCCATGAGCAGCAAATACTTAATGTAATTAAAAGCATTACGTTTATTGTTTTATTTTTAGTAATGGGCATGAGCGTATGTGGTATTGTTTTCTGTTTGCAGTTAAGCCATGTGTTAGATAACAATACAGTAACCGTAAACACCTCGAATAAAGAAAACATTGCCACTTTAAGCAGTCCAAATAAAACAGAATGGTTATGTCCTGATACCAATAGCATAGCCGATGAACCCAATGCTGCACTCATAAAATATGGCAGAGATTTAATTATAAATACCAGTTATTATTTAGGACCTAAAGGCAAGGTAGCACACTTAAGCAATGGCATGAATTGCCAGAACTGCCACTTAGAAGCAGGCACTAAAATATTTGGAAATAACTACAGTGCAGTAGCCGCTACTTATCCAAAATTCAGGGAGCGTTCAGGCGGGGTGGAAAGTATTTTTAAACGGGTAAACGATTGTATAGAACGTAGTTTAAATGGTACTGCTTTAGATACCACCACCCAAGAAATGTTAGCCATAAAAGCTTATATAACCTGGTTAGGTAAAAACGTAACCAAAGGCGAAAAGCCTAAAGGTGCAGGCTTACAGGAACTGCATTATATAAGCCGTGCTGCCAATGCCGATAATGGCAAAGTAATTTATGTAAACAAATGTGCTTCGTGCCATGCAGAGCAAGGCGAAGGTAAATTGAATGCCGATTTGGTTTCGTACCAATACCCTCCTTTATGGGGAACGCATAGCTACAATATAGGTGCAGGTTTATTCCGCTTATCGCGCTTTGCTGCATTTGTAAAAGACAATATGCCTTTTGGTGCTAACTATAAAACCACACAGTTAACTGATGAAGAAGCGTGGGATGTAGCCGCTTTTGTTAACTCGCAACAAAGGCCAACAAAAAACTTACTGGCCGACTGGCCTAAAATAGCCGCTAAACCTGTTGACCATCCCTTTGGCCCGTATGCCGATAACTTTACCGAACAACAGCATAAGTATGGGCCATTTGAACCCATAGCTGAATACAAAAAACAAACTAAACAAAAATAAGAGCGTATGCCTATATATAAATGCCAACACCATATTGATTGCAATTGCCACGAAGAATTAATTATCAATAAAGAATCGGAAGATTTTTCGAGAAGGAATTTTTTAAAGCTGGCCAGTACCATTGGCTTTGGTTTCTCTATGGCTCCATCGGTAATGGGCAATATAAAACAGCAACAAGGTAAAGACTTAGCCATAAACGCAAGCCAAAGTGTACAAAGCGGAAAGGCTAAAAAAATAAGCATACTCCATACGGCTGATATTCACGGACAGCTAATGACGCACGATGAGTTTTTTTTAGAGCAAGGCCAAGTAGTATATAAAAAACGGGGTGGACTGGCTAACTTAAAAACATTGGTGAATACCTATAAAAAACAAAACCCGTACAATACCCTTTTGCTAGATGGTGGCGATTGTATTATGGGCTCGGCTGTTGCAGCCTTTACCAATGGCTCCGCAATGGTGCCCTTAATTAATAATATGGGTTATGATATTACTTTACCCGGAAACTGGGAAGTAGTATATGGCAAAGAGTGGATGATGAATGATTTGGGTAGTTACAATGCACAAAAAATATGTGCCAATATGTACCACGATACAAACGATGAATACAAAGGCGATTTACTATTTCAACCTTATACCATTAAATATATTGATGGGATAAAAATAGGCTTTATAGGTTATAACGATCCGTTAACCGCGCTCAGGCAGGCACCGGCTTTTAGCAGAGGTATACGCTTTACAAGGCCCGAAATGAATATAGCCAAGTATATAAAAATACTCAAGGAGAAAGAGCAATGTACGCTTGTTATTTTATTGACGCATATTGGACTGGCTCAACAGGTTTATTTATCGAATCAGGATTATGTAAAAGGGGTAGATTATATTTTAGGAGCCGATACGCATGAGCGGGTACGCAAACCATTGCAAGGCAAGTATTGTAAAGTAACCGAACCGGGAGCCTTTGGCTCATTCATAAGCAAGCTGGATATAGTAATAGAAAACGGTAAGATAGTAGACGACAACTATGAGCTGATAGAAGTAGACCCTTATAAGTATAAAGAAGACAAAGAAATGAAAGGGCTGATAGATAAAGCACGTGAGCCTTATAAAAAAGAACTGAATACCGTTATAGGGCAAACTACTACACCATTGGTAAGGTATTATGTATTGGAAACTACCATGGATAATTTACTGACCTCGGCCGTAAAATGGAAAATGAACCCCGATATAGCTTTGAGCAATGGCTTTCGTTTTTGTCCGCCCATAGTACCCGGTAAAGATGGCAAAGCCGATATAACGGCTGAGCAATTATACAGCATGCTACCGGGTGTAGCCAAAGCACGCAGAGGCGAAGTAACAGGCAAGCAGCTATTAGATTGGTTAGAAGGGGAACTGGAAAATGTATTTGCCGCATCGCCCGAAAAACGACAAGGCGGCTGGCTGGTACGCTTTACCGGTATGAAAATAAATATAACCATTGGCAAGCCAAAAGGCAAAAGGGTAAACTCCGTATTAATAGGCGATGCACCACTTGACTTAAGCAAAACATATACCGTAGCAGCCTGCGAAAGAGATGGCGATTTAGAAACCAATTTATGCAGAATAACGGATGTAAAAAATCCGCAAAGCATGGAATATACTTTACACGATATAGTAAAAGAGTATTTACAAGTACACTCCCCCATTGCCCCTAAAATAGAAGGCAAAGTAACCGTTACCGATGCCCCGCAGGATTTACTATCGCAGGTAGCCGATACAGATTATGTGTTCAGGTAGCATCCTCTGTTGTCCGCTCCCGATAGCTATCGGGATATGTCTCCCGACCAACCGCTATAATGTAAAAAGCCCATTTGACGATTTGGATTTGTAAAACAATACTATAGTTTTGCTATGTAAGTATAGCGAAATACATCCTTATCTGCCCATAATGGAGAATTAATGATGTGTTTATAATTCTTTACACAAGTTATAGATTATGTTAATCGACTGCTAAGTTGTGCTAAAAATTCAATAGGCAAGCCGAAAACCGTTAACTAAAACCAATCCAGTGAAAGATGTTGAGAAAACCAGAATACAAAAGGTAATTTTACGTAATAAATTTTGAACTAACTTAGCTTGGCAAAGTTAAGAGTTAGCATAAAAACACTTAAAGAAATGAAACCATACATTAAGGATAAACTGAAAGATTTAAGATCTAATACCGATAACGTACAACTAACAACTAGCAGACTAAAGGAAGTTCCTAACGAACTCAAAATTTGTATTGGGATTAAGTATCTTGATTTATTCGGCAACTCTATTCACGAAATTCCCGACTGGTTCTTTCAATTTAAGAAGCTAGAACACCTAAGTCTGAAAAACAATACACTTAAGGCATTACCGACTATTGTATTCACTCTCGAGAATCTTAAATACTTAAACTTGGCAGAAAATCAAATACATGAAGTAGATAGTCACAACTTTATGAATTTGATAAATATTGAAAAAGTTGATATAAGCTACAACCAAATAACATCAATTTCATCTGAGAGGATAGAGTACCCAAAATGTAAGAGTTTAAATATCAAAGGTAATAAATTACAGAAATTCCCAACTGCAGTGAGTGATACTCACACTCTTGAAAAATTAGATTTGTCTGAGAACAAAATCAGTTCAATAGAAGATGATGCCTTTGATGGACTTGAGAATTTAATAGAACTTGATTTAAGCTTCAATGAGCTTACATATTTACCAACTAGTATCGGTAAACTAAGAAAGCTCAAGAGGTTGAATTTAAGTGGAAATAAGATTAGTTCTTTGCCGAAGGAATTTGAAAATCTTACCTCGCTGGAATTCTTAGATTTTGATCGTAATCCAATTGGAAGAGTACCAGTAGAAATTTCCTCTCAGGGAGTTTCAGGAATCATAAACTATTATTTATCCCTTGGTGATAATGTACAATTATTTGAAGCAAAGTTGCTAATAGTTGGGCAAGGTAATGTTGGAAAAACTTACTTAATGAATCGCTTGATACATGATTCGATACCTGAAACGCACACTACAGAAGGTATTGATATAAAAACTTGGAAGATCGAAACAAAGTCATCATCTGACTTTAGAGTTAATATTTGGGATTTTGGTGGTCAAGAAATTTATCATTCAACTCATCAATTTTTTCTAACAAATAGGTCTCTTTATTTGCTAATCTGGGAAGCAAGAACAGATCAACATCTTATTAGCTTTGATTATTGGCTTAATGTTATTCGTCTTTTAAGTAACAACTCTCCAGTAATAATTGTGCTAAATAAAATTGATGAACGAATCGCCAACATTGACGAAAAATCACTCAAAGCTAAATTCAAAAACATCGTTTCATTCCATCAGGTCAGTGCAAGCAGTGGTCAAAATATTGACGTACTCATAACAGGAATTGGAACTGAAATTGATTCCTTGCCACTTATTGGAGACAAGCTTCCAAAAGTGTGGTTGGAGATAAGGACAATATTGGAATCTTTGGAATCCAACTATATCTCAGCTGAACATTATTTAACAATTTGTAACCAGCGTGGGTTGTCAAATAAACGAGCACTTTTTTTAAGTCAATATTTTCATGATTTAGGTGTTTTTCTTCATTTCCAAGAGGATAATTTGTTAAGAAATATACTGTTTTTAAAGCCGGAATGGGCAACAAATGCTGTGTATAAAATCCTTGACTCAAAAGATGTCATTAATCGAGACGGTGAGTTTGATTCAGATATGTTGGACATAATACTAGATGACTTTGAACGTGATAAACGTCCATATATAGTTACACTGATGAAGAAGTTCGAGCTATGCTTTGAGGTTGAAAAAAACGTATTTCTAATACCAGAGCTACTTAAACCGGAAAAACTTGAGTTTGATTGGGATTACAAAGATAATTTACGTTTTGAATATCATTATGATTTCATGCCTGCAGGCATAATGGCTCGTTTCATTGTAAGAACAAGAAATTTAGTTTATGATAAAACATTCTGGAAGAATGGAGTAATTATTCAAAGAGAAAATACACGAGCATTGGTGACCACTGATCAGTATTCTCGAAAACTTTGTATTTGGATTCATGGCAATAACGCACCCTTTTTACTTGAGATTATCAGGAAAGAATTAAATGATATTCATCAATCTTTGAATTACCCCGATGTTCCCGAGAAAATCCCATGCAATTGCCAAGAATGCGCTAATTCTATGAATCCTCATTTGTTTAATTATGCGTTTGTAAAAAGAATAGGGTTTGAAAATACTTTCAGAACACTACCGTGTGAAGTAAGTGCCACGGGAGTGAATGTTCATAAACTTCTCGGGTTATATAGAATTGATAACCCTGAGCCTGATAATAACCCAATGTACTCACTTGATAAAATCCTAACTGATCTTATTGAAGTGGGGTCAAGAATTCTTGAACGAAAGTTTCAAAAGAAAATTGAAGACCTGGTTAATGATGATATTGTTGATTTGTTAAGAACCAAAGGGCATAACATCGCAGATCAATCGAGATCTGGGATTTCAGGTAGCGGCAAAGGAGCAGGCGAATTAGACATCATGATTAGGATGAGTAATGGAATTCCGGTTACCATCATTGAATGTTTCAGACTTGAAAGT
Coding sequences within:
- a CDS encoding COR domain-containing protein translates to MAKLRVSIKTLKEMKPYIKDKLKDLRSNTDNVQLTTSRLKEVPNELKICIGIKYLDLFGNSIHEIPDWFFQFKKLEHLSLKNNTLKALPTIVFTLENLKYLNLAENQIHEVDSHNFMNLINIEKVDISYNQITSISSERIEYPKCKSLNIKGNKLQKFPTAVSDTHTLEKLDLSENKISSIEDDAFDGLENLIELDLSFNELTYLPTSIGKLRKLKRLNLSGNKISSLPKEFENLTSLEFLDFDRNPIGRVPVEISSQGVSGIINYYLSLGDNVQLFEAKLLIVGQGNVGKTYLMNRLIHDSIPETHTTEGIDIKTWKIETKSSSDFRVNIWDFGGQEIYHSTHQFFLTNRSLYLLIWEARTDQHLISFDYWLNVIRLLSNNSPVIIVLNKIDERIANIDEKSLKAKFKNIVSFHQVSASSGQNIDVLITGIGTEIDSLPLIGDKLPKVWLEIRTILESLESNYISAEHYLTICNQRGLSNKRALFLSQYFHDLGVFLHFQEDNLLRNILFLKPEWATNAVYKILDSKDVINRDGEFDSDMLDIILDDFERDKRPYIVTLMKKFELCFEVEKNVFLIPELLKPEKLEFDWDYKDNLRFEYHYDFMPAGIMARFIVRTRNLVYDKTFWKNGVIIQRENTRALVTTDQYSRKLCIWIHGNNAPFLLEIIRKELNDIHQSLNYPDVPEKIPCNCQECANSMNPHLFNYAFVKRIGFENTFRTLPCEVSATGVNVHKLLGLYRIDNPEPDNNPMYSLDKILTDLIEVGSRILERKFQKKIEDLVNDDIVDLLRTKGHNIADQSRSGISGSGKGAGELDIMIRMSNGIPVTIIECFRLESCGSKNVVVAEHIKKLLTKYDTHELKRKFIVVFGEAERFDNLWINYSEYIKNLNSNDDYGDKYPLSGFTVRNDLHNFANMKVGISRHENNGETLEVVHVMLNMK